Proteins from a single region of Primulina tabacum isolate GXHZ01 chromosome 5, ASM2559414v2, whole genome shotgun sequence:
- the LOC142544821 gene encoding cell number regulator 6-like, with the protein MAEGSYVKLTKDQASLQNITPGELNQPIDIEKLTARRCEQCGQPLPQSYTPPADEDWTTGIFGCAEDNESCMTGLFCPCVLFGRNVATMNDEFSQQGACIGHMICVEGGITLAAITAACSGIDPDTVCLLTEGLLFAWWVCGIYTGMGRQLLQRKYHLKDSPCDPCLVHCCLHWCAICQEYREMRNHLSEGNPSSETTVVNPPELQEMNVAQKRGSAASSSHEDSGHDNLQLQPL; encoded by the exons ATGGCGGAGGGATCATATGTAAAACTGACCAAAGATCAGGCTTCTTTGCAAAATATTACTCCTGGTGAACTTAACCAGCCCATTGACATTGAAAAG CTGACTGCTCGTAGATGCGAACAATGTGGACAACCTTTACCTCAAAGCTACACACCACCGGCAGATGAAGATTGGACTACTGGCATTTTCGGCTGTGCTGAAGATAACGAGAGTT GTATGACGGGTCTGTTCTGCCCTTGCGTGTTGTTCGGGAGAAACGTTGCTACCATGAACGACGAATTCTCTCAGCAAGGCGCTTGTATCGGGCACATGATATGTGTCGAAGGGGGCATCACCCTTGCTGCAATCACCGCGGCATGTAGTGGCATCGACCCGGACACAGTGTGCCTTCTGACTGAGGGTTTGTTGTTTGCTTGGTGGGTGTGTGGTATCTACACAGGAATGGGTCGACAACTGTTGCAACGGAAGTATCACTTGAAG GATTCGCCCTGTGATCCATGCCTAGTGCACTGCTGCCTACACTGGTGTGCTATATGCCAGGAGTACAGGGAGATGAGGAACCATTTATCGGAAGGCAATCCGTCGTCGGAAACTACGGTCGTAAATCCTCCTGAGCTTCAGGAAATGAATGTAGCCCAGAAACGAGGATCTGCAGCATCTTCTTCTCACGAAGATAGTGGACATGACAACTTGCAGTTGCAGCCTCTGTGA